A genomic window from Salvia hispanica cultivar TCC Black 2014 chromosome 5, UniMelb_Shisp_WGS_1.0, whole genome shotgun sequence includes:
- the LOC125186149 gene encoding arogenate dehydratase 2-like — translation MAANTSRSPITPLNSGIHNPTSNRNRFFSLRPIQSRRNFHFHASSSSSGKSSNDNKTQAIDLQKLVQDSPYQFNSRDSLPSLPRPLTSAQLSHLAAEGPRLRVAYQGVRGAYSESAAEKAYPNCEAVPCEQFDTAFQAVERWLVDRAVLPIENSLGGSIHRNYDLLLRHRLHIVGEVKIAIRHCLLANPGIKIENLTRVLSHPQALAQCENTLTKLGLVREAVDDTAGAAKHVAFHELEDAGAVASLTAAKIYGLDVLAQDIQDDTANVTRFLMLAREPIIPGTDKPFKTSIVFSLEEGPGMLFKALAVFAMRNINLTKIESRPLPKRTLQTSDDNSIGFPKCFPYLFYVDFEASMADERAQNALGHLKEFATFIRVLGGYPADNGLP, via the exons ATGGCGGCCAACACATCCCGATCCCCAATCACCCCCCTTAATTCCGGAATCCATAACCCTACCTCTAACCGTAATCGATTCTTCTCCCTCAGACCTATTCAATCCCGTCGCAACTTCCATTTTCACGCCTCCAGCTCTAGTAGTGGTAAAAGTAGCAATGACAACAAAACCCAAGCAATCGACCTGCAGAAGCTCGTCCAGGATTCCCCTTACCAGTTCAATTCCAGAGACTCTCTCCCATCACTTCCTC GGCCTTTGACCTCTGCTCAGCTGTCGCACTTGGCGGCGGAAGGGCCTCGTCTCCGCGTCGCTTATCAG GGCGTTCGAGGTGCGTACAGCGAGTCTGCAGCCGAGAAGGCTTATCCGAATTGCGAGGCAGTACCATGTGAACAATTTGATACAGCTTTTCAA GCAGTAGAGAGGTGGCTTGTTGATAGAGCGGTTTTGCCTATAGAAAATTCGTTGGGAGGCAGTATACACAGGAACTATGATCTTCTACTCCGGCATAGGTTGCATATTGTTGGAGAAGTTAAAATTGCAATCCGTCACTGCTTACTAGCTAATCCCGGGATCAAGATTGAAAATCTAACAAGGGTTCTAAGCCATCCGCAG GCTCTTGCACAGTGTGAGAACACCTTAACTAAGCTAGGTCTGGTTAGGGAAGCCGTGGATGATACTGCTGGTGCAGCAAAG CATGTTGCATTCCATGAGCTAGAAGATGCCGGGGCAGTTGCTAGCTTAACTGCTGCTAAGATCTATGGTCTTGATGTACTTGCTCAGGACATTCAG GATGATACTGCTAATGTGACTCGATTCCTTATGCTGGCTAGGGAGCCTATCATACCAGGCACCGATAAACCTTTCAAG ACAAGTATAGTCTTCTCATTAGAGGAAGGTCCTGGGATGCTTTTCAAGGCACTGGCCGTATTTGCTATGAGGAATATCAATCTCACCAAG ATTGAAAGCCGTCCACTGCCAAAGCGGACTCTACAAACATCAGATGACAATTCCATTGGCTTTCCTAA ATGCTTTCCCTATCTTTTCTATGTTGATTTTGAAGCATCCATGGCAGATGAAAGAGCTCAAAATGCTCTAGGTCATCTGAAG GAGTTTGCAACATTTATAAGGGTTCTTGGCGGTTACCCTGCAGACAATGGCCTTCCATAG